The following is a genomic window from Fusarium verticillioides 7600 chromosome 5, whole genome shotgun sequence.
GTGGCTAGGTCTAGGGTAATGTGCTGTGAGATTTCCCAAGAGCCAACCATTCCAGGAaacaagggcatcaagcAGTTATTCTTCAAACCCTCAGGCAGATTGATGCTTTTCCTCATTGTAATTCATTTAATGTtttgctttcttttcctAAGCAGTGTCGATGAGTTTGCGAAAGCTGTGCAAACATTTTCGTCTCGTACCGTTCATTGCGATTCACTGGACATCCTTATCGATAAACCGTATCTTATTATCAAAATACCATGAGTGACGTCACATCATAACTCCCAATTCTCCCGTCAGCAGCTTCACATGATGAGAATACAAAAGGTGCACTCTCGCCCTCATCGTTTCTATTAAAATCTACCACCCCGCGGGATTTGGGGTCCGTCCCAGAACCGACCAATCCCAACCCTCAATTCCTCACTAAATCACCCCCAagactcctcctcccccacgGCGGGGCTCCTCCGGCCTCGGCTTCAGCATAAAAAACAAGCTGTGATTGGCCCTTTTTGCTACAAAAACGGTCTTCTTTCCGATGTCATCATGTCGCATGCCCATCATGCGCTTCGGCATCCGTACATATACCTCCCGCTCCCTGCAACATCCCCTCTCACGTAGATTCACCTCCAATTCATACTCAAAACTGCCCGCCATGAAGCTCCTCTACCCAACATCCCTCAAGCTCGACGTCCAGAGCCTCGAGGGCTTCTCCGTCGACCTCTTCCCCTACGacgtcaagaagaccatccCCGAAGAGCACGTCGACGCCGAGATCCTCGTCACCTGGACAAACACCCCCGAGAACCTAAAAGACGCCGCAAAGCGCCTCACAAAGCTCCAATGGATCCAGTCCCTCGCCGCTGGGCCAAATGATGTTCTCGGTGCTGGGTTCGATGCCTCCAAGATTAAAATCACAACGGGCTCGGGTCTGCACGATCACACTGTCGCTGAGCACGCGCTGGGCCTGCTTCTCAACGCCGCGCGCCGCTTCTATGAGATGCGCGAttatcaacttcaaggaAAATGGCCAGGTCATTTGGGCGGTCCCCAGCCCGATAGACCCAAGAATGCATTTACGACGCTGCGCGATGCGCGTGTTTTAATCTGGGGCTTCGGCAACATCGCAAAGACCCTCACCCCGCAGCTCATCGGCCTCGGCGCCGAAGTTCGGGGCATTGCGCGCCGAAAGGGTGTCCGCAATGGAATTGAAGTCTACAGCGAAGACGATCTTGACACACTCCTCCCCGAGACCGACGCTCTCGTCATGATTCTTCCCGGGTCTGATGCCACGCGCCATGTTCTTAATGCCCAGCGCCTGAAGCAATTGCCCAACCACGCGTGGGTCGTCAACGTGGGGCGCGGTACAtctgttgacgaggatgctcTTGTCGATGCgcttgagaagggagagatTGGGGGTGCGGCGCTGGATGTTTTTGAGACTGAGCCACTTCCTGAGCCGAGTAGGATCTGGAAGGCTCCTAATACTATTGTGTCGCCGCATGCGGCTGGTGGAAGACCTCAGGGTGCTGAGGGGCTTATCGCTGATAACCTGAGACGGTTTAGGGCGAagcaggagttgaagaaccTCATTTAAAATAGAATAGAGAATTTAAATTAAATATCCAAGTTAACATGATCAATTTAGCGATAAATTATGGTGCGTGAAGGTTGTCCTGTAGACAAAGTCCAAGATCCAATTGATGAGGGCATTCGCGATGGATTTGTGTCCCCACCTttctgtcatgatgaagcaattCACAGGCACTTCTTCCTTTGTTGACTGGACATGTCTCTACAAAACATCATAAACTTAAGATGCACAGATTGACTCTTGATATAAAAAAGTGTCCAGTGACTGAGTAGACTGCAAATAAGCTCTGTATGAGGCTTCAGTATCgctcgaagaggaggagttcTGTGagcaagagaaaagaagaccaTCAGACTACTTGGCTCTAATCACAATGATGCAGTCTGAAGTATGAGAACACCATAGAAAGTCAAGCAAAAGTCACATCAGAGTAGAAACGAAAGAGAATTGAGTGATCGGCCGATCTATTGACTATCAAAAAAAGAATCTAAAGCAAACTGCAAGTCCGAACGAAACGAATGTTTAGTACAAGTTTaaatctccatcatgataTCCCTAGCTGAGGCATCATGCTCCCCCATTACTTTTCGTGCTGTCTCAAGATTCAACCATCTAAAGCTGAGACTCGAGCATCAGCATCCTCCAGTCTTTCTTATAGAAGTGCCGGTGAGGAGTTGCCGCTTAGTTGTGCTTGCCAGagttcttgtccttgggggGCAGGGgagccttgggcttgtcATCACCATGGGGCTTGTCTTCGGGTTTAATGCCGCGCTTGTTGTTGGGAGGGTTCACGGgagccttgcccttgcgcTTATCACCAGCAGGGGGCTTACCATCGACAGGAGGCTTGCCCTTAGGCTTGTTGTCCCTCTTGTTGTTAGGAGGGTTGACGGgagccttgttcttgggtgGCTTATCACCAGCGTGGTCCTGATCCTCGACAGGAGGCTTGTCATCCCTCTTGTTGTGAGGGGGGTTCTGAGGGGCCTTGCCCTTAGGCTTCTCACCAACGGGGGGCTGACCATCAACAGGAGGTTTACCCTCAGGCTTGTCATCCCTCTCAACCCTGGCCTTCACCTCACCACGTGGCTTATCCTCCGTaggcttggtgttgggcaCAGCCTTCTCAGAGCAAgccttgtcaaagacataCAGGTTATTTCCCTGGTTAGGAACCTGGGCCGCAGGGACAGAGTAGAGCTTGCAGGTGGGAGCCTTGGCGTCAGCGGGCAggccgaagaggaagctcttGCAGGAGGCGTGAGCGGTACAGAGCTTCTGGCAGGCCTGGGCAGTAGAGGCACTTGGAGTGGAAACGGGCTGGATATTGGTGGAGGGAGAGGCGGAGGGGGCGATGTTGCACTGCTGGGAGCGAGTGTCGAAGGGATGGGCAAGGATGGCGGTGGCCATTGAGGCGGTGAgcatggcgatggtggtTTTCATGATGAAAGATTTGGTTGAAATTgaaagttgaagttgaagtgaGTTGAAAGAATGTTGAGAGTTTGTGATTGAAGTGATTTTGTTGGTAAGGAAAAGTGAGTCTTTGTCGAGATTTCAAGATCCCTTTATACCTATTGAGTCGATCATATTCAAGGTTCTCAGAGACAGCATTGTCTCGGAACTTCTCACGACCGCGTCAGCTATTTCCGTAATGTCGTGAAGATCAGACGCTTTGGCCTGCTGGAGTTTACAACATCGCAGAGGTGTCAATGGCGATGCAACTTGAGGCCAGACTCAGCTCCACATGATGCATGCAAGCAGTGCCGTGGTTGATAGCCCCGAGCTTACGTGCCCCATTATGAGTTCACCAAGGTAAATCTTCTAGAGTTACATGATCATCATACCTACATGGTATAGAAAGCATGATCTTGGATGCTAAGCCAGTGGAGTATCCATATTCACAGTAGTACCAATGCCGTTGCTATGTTCACTGCGTCCAGTCGTCAATGACCGTGCTTTCTCCTATTCGTTGAACGGGAAGTTCCGTTCATTACGGCTGGGATGAAATAATCGCTGTTGTTTACCAGCATTAGGCCGATCCCCCACATACCGTTGAAACAAATCTACGTTTCCCTTCGGGACCTGGGTAGGTTTGCGCTAAAAGTTTGTTTGTAGGTTCAGGGCTTGCAGTAGCCGCGTGGTGTCAGCGGCTGAGGctctttgaggctctgcatAAGGAAATATTCAAGTTATGGATAGAACTTGGCTAGTATCCACACTCCAATCACTATCACGCTCAAAATATGCGCAGTGACATTACAATGATTTCAGTAATTGACTCATTGCCCGCCGTTGGTCGCACTCAGATTGTTGAGCTTACATCAATAAGGTAAGGTGGCTAGACATCACTCAGATAGTAGATCCAACCACTGCcaaccttgatcttgttcaCGATACAGCCCAACCCTGACGAACATCAGTCATTGGCCAACAGCTCCCGGGTAGTTTCCAACTGATCTTTGGACAATATTCTCCTTATTTTATGTGGCTGTGCATTCCGTTTCTTGGATCTCCTCGAGGTGAAACACCCAGCGTCTAAACTACTGCATACAGTGCGCCCTAGAAAACGTTTCGACCAAGCCTGCATAAACATCCACGTAATCGgcatccaagctcaacaacctggTCCGATCTGCCGACACTAACAACGAGAGTTACTATTCTGACTTGAATAGGTTGAACAAGCTGATTGGTTTAAAAGAACACTGAACAGGTTACCTCCTCAATCTATATACTACTTCCACCGTCTACTCGAATGaatcctcagcctccttgaaTTTGGCAATAATCTCCCTGGTAGCTTGCAACGGCAGGGCTTCCACCGTCCGGCCCATATTGCCCGTCATCGTCTCAGCCATACAAAGCGCATTATATATAGCCTCCTCCGTAGCATCAGCCGCTGCTTCAAAAAGCCCGTTGATAGTCTTGTTATCAGTCGCCTCCACATCAATCAGCTCAGGTTTGAAAGGATCAATGACTCTATCCTCGCCAGGGACTGGCTGCACAGGGATCTCAGCAGCCGTAGAAAATGCAAGAAATAGATCACCGGAGGGGTTGTGAGCGTAGCTGCCCACTCGCGCAAGGCCTATGGTCGCTCGCTTGGCCAATCGCTGGAGCTGGCCAGGAAGAAGCGGTGCATCCGTGGCTAGTATGACGATAATGGACccgtctttcttgtcttttgcgTCGTTGTACGCTTTGTCATGAGCAGCGGCGGCTTCGTCTTTTGCCCTTCTCTTTTGTAGGATTCGTCCGACTGGGACGCCTGATATGTGCAGATGCTGTAGTCTCCCGTAGTTGGCCTGGACAAGAGCGGCAACCGTATAAGACGTCTCGTTCTGCCCGGGCACGATCCTACTGCTGGTTCCGGTACCGCCTTTGCCCCCATGGCACAGCATACCTGTCCCGCCGCCCACGTTGCCCTCAGCAATTGGCTCCTCGGAGGCATTGGCGATGGCGTGCACTACGTGCTCCGGCGTCACAGCAAACCGTCTCAGATCGTTGAGATGCCCGTCAAACGTCTCAGCGACGACTGGAAGTAGAAACCAATCGATGCCCTCCTCGCCTTTTCCATAATGTTCAATTGCGTACTTGTAGATGCCGGTATAACACTGCCCAACGGCAaagctgttggtgatgagaatgggCGAGTGCAAGAGACCGCTTTCTTCGATCCAGTGTGTCCCAGTCATTTCTCCAGATCCGTTGAGACGGAAGACGCCGGCATGACAGGCCTTGTGGAACCAGTCTCTCCGAGGGAGGATGGTGGTTAATCCTGTGTTGATTTGACCGCTCTCATCACGAATAGTGGTCGTGTGGGCAAGGACGCCTGAGACATCTGTGATGCCATTTTTAGGACCAGGTGACCAGAACCCGAGATGTGCTTCTGGTATGACATCGCGGAGCCTGCCGCGGGGCTGTTGAGGGGATGTATTCGTTGCCATAGTTTTAGATATTCGTATTCTGGGGCGTTTATGCTAGGACCCACTGGACCACTATCTAAGTGTTGAAAACAAGAGGGTAACTACTTCCCTCTATTTATGAGGCTGGGTTAtaaggaagatggaggattTGTTGCGGTGTTTTCTGATTTTCGGCATGAGTCACATCGATCCATTTATCTCTAGCTAATCTTAGTTACAGTCCAAAAGAGAAGGTCCTAAGCTGTATAATACTACATAGAACCTGGAACCAGATCATGCGTTGATTCGATTTTGCGCAGGATTTGTTCACTGCCACTTTTATTAAACTGCAGAGTGCCAATTGTTGTCAAAGGAGCTAGCTCTTGTCAAAATGGAAGAGTCATATGATATTTTACCCCTCTGCTAGAGATAAGCTAGATTGCATTGTTGATGCCTCAGCCAGCAGACGGATGAATCCATCATCGGTTAAGCAACTCTCACTCTTTACTGCAGCAAAAGGGGGTCTTGATTAGATCATGATGTTCAGCGAACAAGCCGGTCAATGCGCGCATAGATGTTTGTTTCCCTCAGGCCGGCGGATCATCCCACTTCCCGCTCCGGCATTAGCTCCAGTGACAAGCTTTCGGGATATAAATAGATGTCGGCACTTTTCACCAATAGACGCTCTTGTATTGTCTTCGGATGGAACGGAAGAAAGATTTTGCCGAGTTGATATGTTTTCTGTTGGGAGAAATGGATACGTTTGACCAGAAGCAGGGGTTGGCGCGAAAGCCTCAATATTGAGACTAAGAGTGGCTGGAGGTTTCAAAACCCGAGTAAACCATCTGCTTTGAAGTATGTCGGAAAGGTGCTTACGAATCTACAGAGTGGCAGTAATTGAAATTGAGTGAAGCTGTGTTCGACGGAGTAGAAGCCTGCATGAATCTGAATCAATAGTTCTCAAAAGGGCCCATGATGATTCCACAATCTGGTTGAGAATCGGGAAGAATTGGCCGTCGGGCGTGTGGTTAGAAAAGCTCATACGTGTATCATGGACGACGGAATGACCAATTTCGGGATCGAGACCAGTCTCCggatggatgatgagacGATCAAAGGAGTCCTTGGGAGCTGCTTGTGAGTCGTACCAGTCAATACAGGATCTCACAGAATTCAAGCCAAGAGGATTATCTAGTTGAATGAAGAAGATAATGAGAATGATCTGGTGAATGGCCTTGAATTTGAGAGTCACGTATCACAAAGAGCGAGTTGCACGAGATCACATTGCAGGCTTCATCTTTTCCCGTTCGGTCGAGAGGCAAGCTACCTGTCTCGCCGATCGACGAGGTCCTCATTGCGAACAGACCTCGGGTCTCAAGGACCGTAATGCAGATTAGACATTGTCCTGTTCCCGTTATGACCTCGGAATCAATCTGGAGCTCATCCAGCCACTGGCTATCTACATCGAAGCTAGATCACGGAACTCTTGAGCCCGGTTACGTCGAGAAGATGATTCTTTCCCACATCACGGTTCTCAATCTGAAGATTCTGGCTGTTAGCTCCCAGGCTATCGATTTCAGATTCATGCAGACCTCCATACCGAGGGTCTTTGTACGCCAAATAGCGTTGTAAACGCGTCACTAAGCAAAGGCTCCTCTCAACTGCGTTAACAAACTACGCTAGATGTGCGGCCTTTGAGGATAAATACCTGACTTGtctctcatcaacttcaagttTTCTCATCACAGTATCAAACACTCGTTCATCTTCACTACACTCCTTCAACCATATTCATTCACTCTCTCAATCTTCTTAACAACCTCATCTCAAAATGAAGTACTCTCTCaccctcctctccctctccatgGCCTCAGCCATCGCAACCCCCTTCTCCAGCACCCAAAAGTGTAACATCGCCCCCAGCGCCTCCACCAACGGCAACATTCAACCTTACCACACCGGTAAAGCCGACACCGCCGTCGACTGCCAGACCTTCTGTGCCTCCGATGACCACTGCAAGTCCTTTGCCTTTGGCCTCGTCAAGGGCCACTCGCAGCCTACCTGTCTCCTCTTCAAGGTCTCAGCCTCCGAGGTTCCGGCTCGCAAGGACGGTCTTCACGTCTTTGATAAGCAGTGTGCTGCTGATCGCGTTCCTACTTCTGCGCCTACTGCCTCTGAGCCTTGGGGCAGTGTGCCAAAGAAAGTCCTTGTGAGGCGATCTCTGAAGTGTAACTGTGCTGCTTCTGGTTCTGCGAGCGGTAGTGTTGAGCCGTACAAGACTACTACTGCTGCTACTGCTAAGGACTGTCAGGCTCTTGCTGAGGCGGATTCTTCTTGCCAGAGCTTCTTGTATGGTCTTCCTAGCGGATCTAGCACTCCTGTCTGCAAGCTTTACAAGGTTGCTGCCGCCAAGGTTCCTGCTCGCAGCGATactctctttgtctttgataAGGGCTGTTCTTCTAAGCAGGTTCCTACCACTCCTCCTACTGAGGACGCTCCCCGCGGTCTCGTAAGCACTGCCAAGACTACCAAGGTTCAAGCTGCGCCCAAGGCTACTAAGGTTGCTGAGGTGAAGACTGAGAATCAGAACAACGAAGCTTACGAGGtctccaacttcaagcccaagactacCAAGGTacagaagcccaagactaAGGCTACCAAGgtcgccaaggttgaggacgACAACACCCAGTACGCTCAGGTCGGCGATGACTCTGTTAAGAAGCAGGCCAAGGTTACTAAGGTCGCAAAGGTCAACAACGAGCAGGTCCAGAAGAACCAGGACAAGTCTGAGGCTAATGtcaccaaggttgagaacaagCAGCCCAAAGCTACAAAGGTCCAGAACAGCAAGCCTCAGGCCACCAATGTTCAGTACAAGGATGAGACCAAggacaccaacaacaacgagaacaagaacgtcAAGTCCGACAGCCCCAAGACCCTCGCTACCAAGGTCCGCAACAACCAGCACCAGGCCACCAAGGTCCAGGCCGTTGAGCACCAGGCTACCCAGGCTGAGGGTAAGAAGTCTGCTTGCAAGACCACCAAAGGCTCTGCTTCTCAGCCTAAGATCACCCAGGCTTAGACGGCACTactctgaggaggaagtgaCTTTGTTAAGGTGGCTCTGTTGAAGAGccttcatttctttctccgTCCTTATCATGAGAACATCTTTATCTGTTCATCATTCCCAAATTCTTGGGCTCTGTCTCTTTTGACAATCACTTTCCTTTCGCATCtatctgcttcatcttctgtacTCTTATAATGTTTACATAGATTCGAGCTATATAGTCTTCCAATAACATAGATTTCCTTTTCTACCTTTCCTCGCGCTTTTGACAAGAAATTTTGATCATTATACATTAATTCGGGATGAAGATGCATTTGCATAGTGGGCAATCAACATGGTGTTCCTTGAACCAAGAGTCTAGGCATCGCGTATGGAAGACGTGCTCGCAAGTTAACCGACGtacatcttcttcgtccccCAGTGTCTCAAGACAAACAGCACTGCATTGCAATCTGTTAGCTTGACTCCAACTTTGTACCGGTTTGATGACATACCATATCTCTGCGAGGCTGAGTTCGGTTGAGCTCACGCTAGATTGTTTTCTAACATCCTTGTACTTGATAGATGGATTCGCTCGGTTGAGCGTCTGTAAATTATGCCGTTCTGTCGGTGTTCGCTGTCTTGGTGGTACGCGAATAACTGTCATGCGAGGTTGTCGGCGGGTATTACAACTTCGGAACTTTAAAAGGATACTTTGCAGGTTAACCTCAGCTGGCGTGCAAGCTGATCTGTGTGACCTACAGGATGATGGTTACTATGGCGAGAGTCCCACCGAATAAGAACCAGGGTAGGTGCACGCTCGAAGCCCTGTCATGATAGCTCTTAGCCTCTAGTCCGTACTTCTGAATATGTTTCGTAGACAGGGAGTTCATCGGAGGACTCACATCGAGGGCCTTTTACATGTGAATATCTGCAAAGCTCGACCGCATGCACGATGCGAGACGGGTAGACATGCCTCGGTTAAACCAATTTCCGAGTTTTTGACTGATTGTCGGATAAATCAATAGCGGAtatcaaaagccaagatgttTCAACAGAATTGGCTTTTGTCTCATGCCTGTTCAGCGCAACAAGAGATGTGAataaggagatcaagacaACAGTGATATAAAGAGGTGATTTTGGAGAGACAGCTTTTGTTCAATCACTGAATTGTCACGGACATTGCCCATCTTTCAAGGGATGCCCAGAACAAGATCCAActgacaagaccagccaAGCACAGTAGCACTCTTTTGCACTGCCACTCTCCCACCCTCGCTAAACCCAACCCGGCCACTAATCACCAGCCAAGAACCCATCACCCAACGTCGTCATCGCCCATCAAAACCCTTAAAAACATGCTCAGAATAAACATCATAGATAACATGAACCCCGAGATCGTCTCTTGACGCGTACATACCATTTCGTCTAGACCAAGGAGTATTGTTTCAGGGTGCTCATCTAGGGATTGTTAATATATGTATAGGAAATGTGACTGGGTTCGTCGTATAAATGTGGATCGCCAAGTTTGCTCctgatgatgccaagtcGGCTTTGAGCAATGTTATCCGGTAGTTGGCGTACACGCGGTGAACAAATTTTCTCCCTTTCTCACAAatcagttcagttcagtcgCAAGAATGTTTAAGCATACtgatcaaggctggccaGCTTTATCTGACACCTTCAGCCCAGCCCCCCTCTCCCGTCCCGTCCTTTTCCCTGCATCCATCTTCCCTCATCATGGGTATCAACTTTGGTCAGGCGATCGGCACTGCGTGTGCGACATTCGCCGTCACCAACATCGATGACATTTTCGTCCTCGTCGCGTTTTTCGCAGAGGCCACGACGAGTCGTTCGCTCACGCCTGTCAAGATTGCTGTAGGACAATATGTCGGCTTTACAGTCATTGTTGCCGTGAGCATGATTGGCTATGGCGCGTCGTTGCTCATTCCCGCGGAGCCAATTGgatttcttggccttttaCCAATATTGCTGGGTATATGGTGGATTCTGACCTACATATTTagcaaggatgaggatgaggagggggCGTTGGATCAAGAGTTGACGACTGCTGATGGATTCAAGGCTGTTTTCAAAGTCGCTTCAATTACTGTCATGAATGGCGCCGACAATATCAGCACGTACATTCCCCTCTTTGCAGAAGCGAAAGCTGGAGAGCTGGCGATATATATCGTCGTCTACTACATCATGCTGGGGGTATGGTGTTGCGCTGCATATCTCATCATGCGGCAGAAGCATATTCTACATATTGCACAGAAATATGCCCGCAGGTTGGTGCCGTTTCTGtatgttggtcttggaatcttcatcatcgtcaactcgGAGTGTTATCCCTGGGCtattgaggagattgacgatgacaTTGCTTCACATCCTGGCAAGATAGTCATGGGTGTTACGACCGCTGGTTTGCTGACGATTTGCATTGGCGCCATGCTTTGGAGAAAGTTGAGCCAGAGATTACAAGAGgttcttgtcgacgatgcgTCATCTGCTGTCGATGGTCAGCGGAGATCGCAAGAAGGACCAGTCACGGCGCAACAAGTTGGAGAGCAATCTGAGGCTTCCAGAGATGCAGGTAAGGCTCAAGACTCTCTTTCGGGACTGATACTATAACTTGACTGACAGGAAGCTAGGCGGCGTCGATGGCCATACGAACAAAACCGGAGCGCAAGTCAGGAATATCCCCGTTGACGTTCCCAGGGAGGGAGGCTCGGCGGTATAAAGACTATTACGGATAAGGATATGACTCTAGCGGGAAGCGGCACCTGGTCTGGTATCAGGCTGTTCTTCATAATATTTCATCCATCGCGACAGCGTCATCTTGCCAAAACCACTACGTAACGTCGTGTCCGCCTGATCATCGAGTGTGAATAAGCTTATCGAAGCTCCCGTCTTGATACAGATTATGTGCCGTCAAGTGCATTCGCAGAGCGCTCCCATTCGACGCTATGTCGGGCCATATTTCTATTTCCGAGCTCATCCCTCCTACTTATATCTTAGACTTCCAAAAGGCTCCCTGTTCCAGATGTCAATGCGACACGGCGACAAACGTGCGAGTTCTAGACATAACACCAACTCATCCCACTCGGGCATCTAATATTAATGATATGCAGTTCCGCTCCGACAATTTTATCGATAAATCACCTCTCAAACTGGGAATGGTAAGGGTCTAGATTCGGGCACCCGACAGGCATCTTACTCGCCGATCCGCCGAGTTCGTCATCCCTCGGCGACATTGACGAATCACAATTAACCCCAATATGTCGTTGGGCCGAGATATCACTTTCTCATCACCAGACTATGCTGAAACAATAAACAAGCTTTGAGGCCCGATTGATAGTATGCGACACTACATCCGTCGATCTATCGCCTTTCAGGCTGAATCATGACATAATAATACACCGTGCTTACACCGCTCTTCATCCCATCCTCCGACCCCAAATTCCCAATGCGCCACTGTCAACTTTTCCGACATATGAGAATCTCGTTTCATATATACAAAGATGGCTGCATCGAGTAAGAACCCTGAACGCATCGTTGAACTCCGACAGAGTGAGGTGCCGGTCCCGTGgtgtgatgagtttgagaagatgatAAGCGGCATGAAGTTAGTctgaccagcttcttgagaaattATCTAACTTATGATATGTAGCTTCAACACGGGCAACTCGCAGGAAATGATGGAGTATAAATTAGCCACAAAGAGGAAACTACTCTCTTTTAACGATGATAACATACCTGAAGGTAGCACCTTGGCCTCATTAAAATCAAGACGCATGGCAGTAGCAAAAGAAATGTTTGGCAAACTAGGCCACGATGTTACTATCGAGCCccccttctttctcctctggggttgcaacatcttcatcggaAACAACGTCTAC
Proteins encoded in this region:
- a CDS encoding D-aminopeptidase — encoded protein: MATNTSPQQPRGRLRDVIPEAHLGFWSPGPKNGITDVSGVLAHTTTIRDESGQINTGLTTILPRRDWFHKACHAGVFRLNGSGEMTGTHWIEESGLLHSPILITNSFAVGQCYTGIYKYAIEHYGKGEEGIDWFLLPVVAETFDGHLNDLRRFAVTPEHVVHAIANASEEPIAEGNVGGGTGMLCHGGKGGTGTSSRIVPGQNETSYTVAALVQANYGRLQHLHISGVPVGRILQKRRAKDEAAAAHDKAYNDAKDKKDGSIIVILATDAPLLPGQLQRLAKRATIGLARVGSYAHNPSGDLFLAFSTAAEIPVQPVPGEDRVIDPFKPELIDVEATDNKTINGLFEAAADATEEAIYNALCMAETMTGNMGRTVEALPLQATREIIAKFKEAEDSFE